The proteins below come from a single Oscillatoria sp. FACHB-1407 genomic window:
- a CDS encoding site-2 protease family protein — translation MDGNLRVGNLFGIPFFINPSWFLVLALVTWQLGPLEFPQLGAIAWVLGLATALLLFASVLAHELGHSLVALRQGIPVNSITLFIFGGLASLGEESKTPGQAFQVAIAGPLVSFFFFGLFNAIIYFTPISGAIAYILGTLAYINLALGLFNLIPGLPLDGGNVLKSIVWKITGKPYKGVAFASAVGQVFGWLGIGVGLASVLGFTNIGSFWTILIGLFLLQNAGRSAQTATIQEQLSGLTAADAVYPDSPIIAADSSLREFVNNHIIGSDRQWQKFLVTNEEGQLVGEIRVEDLKTIPTNDWWDIQVRSLTHPIEQLSTVPSDQPLLDVINLLDDQTTPVLAVLKENNVLVGLVEKASILQLLQKRAEVEQAA, via the coding sequence ATGGACGGCAACTTACGTGTCGGCAACTTGTTTGGCATCCCCTTCTTTATTAACCCCTCGTGGTTTCTCGTGTTGGCACTCGTCACCTGGCAGCTTGGCCCTCTGGAGTTTCCACAGTTGGGGGCGATCGCCTGGGTGTTGGGTTTGGCAACGGCGTTGCTGTTGTTTGCCTCTGTGCTGGCGCATGAGTTGGGTCATAGCCTGGTTGCCCTGCGTCAGGGCATTCCGGTCAACTCGATTACCCTGTTTATTTTTGGTGGACTGGCGAGCCTGGGTGAGGAATCCAAAACCCCAGGACAAGCGTTTCAGGTGGCGATCGCAGGTCCACTGGTTAGCTTCTTCTTCTTTGGGCTATTTAACGCGATTATTTACTTCACTCCGATTTCCGGTGCGATCGCCTATATTCTCGGTACTCTGGCTTACATCAACCTGGCATTGGGGCTGTTTAACCTGATTCCAGGGTTGCCACTGGATGGGGGCAATGTGCTGAAGTCGATCGTCTGGAAGATCACAGGCAAACCTTACAAAGGGGTCGCCTTCGCAAGTGCGGTGGGTCAGGTGTTTGGCTGGTTAGGAATTGGTGTAGGTCTGGCGTCGGTTTTGGGCTTTACCAATATTGGTAGCTTCTGGACTATTTTGATTGGTTTATTCTTACTACAAAATGCCGGACGTTCTGCCCAAACCGCAACGATTCAGGAGCAGTTGAGCGGTCTAACAGCAGCAGATGCAGTTTATCCCGATAGCCCCATCATTGCGGCTGATAGCTCTCTGCGGGAGTTTGTCAACAATCACATCATCGGGAGCGATCGCCAATGGCAAAAGTTTCTGGTGACTAATGAAGAAGGGCAATTGGTCGGTGAGATCCGAGTTGAGGACTTGAAGACCATTCCGACAAATGACTGGTGGGATATTCAGGTGCGATCGCTGACCCACCCCATTGAGCAACTATCCACTGTCCCATCGGATCAACCTTTGTTGGATGTAATCAATTTGCTAGACGATCAAACAACCCCCGTGTTAGCTGTTCTCAAGGAGAATAACGTTCTGGTTGGACTAGTCGAGAAAGCCTCAATTCTGCAACTGCTGCAAAAACGCGCCGAAGTCGAGCAAGCTGCTTAA